From the Candidatus Delongbacteria bacterium genome, one window contains:
- a CDS encoding glycosyltransferase family 4 protein: protein MRILVQNLLGAPLHDPGLPGVFGGGEVDLYMLARLFQRFGHDVHVLVHHLGGEAARMVEGIQLHALWPDGRSPRSPLHVWDGWRALSRLRPELLVAEIISDQSAVAGAWGRLHGVPLLYRAANQRDWLLVAEPGRYGWWERARFRLTLAGIHTYVAQTREQAEVIRRVVPAERLRIIPNFHLPQEQALPEFGQRRGILWVGHLTRVKQPRRVAELARRLPRIPFTVVAPTQAHAEEPGSREALALPNVTLLDSVPFREIQPLYNQARVLLNTSLSEGFPNTFIHAMHGGTPLAAVDVDPDRIFSEGGCGVREPDLERLAGELTRLHDDEAVWNAVRARVEEWRAARFAFAPVEAAYREILARLSESSAP, encoded by the coding sequence GTGCGCATCCTCGTTCAAAATCTCCTGGGTGCCCCCTTGCATGACCCTGGACTGCCCGGGGTGTTCGGTGGCGGCGAGGTGGACCTGTACATGCTGGCCCGGCTGTTCCAGCGCTTCGGACACGACGTGCACGTGCTGGTGCATCACCTGGGCGGCGAGGCGGCGCGCATGGTGGAAGGCATCCAGTTGCACGCGCTTTGGCCGGACGGCCGCAGCCCGCGCAGCCCGCTTCACGTGTGGGATGGCTGGCGCGCCCTGTCCCGGCTGCGCCCGGAGCTGCTGGTGGCGGAAATCATCTCGGACCAGTCTGCCGTGGCCGGGGCCTGGGGCCGCCTGCACGGAGTTCCCCTGCTCTACCGCGCCGCCAACCAGCGGGACTGGCTGCTGGTGGCGGAACCCGGCCGCTACGGCTGGTGGGAGCGCGCGCGGTTCCGCCTTACCCTGGCGGGCATTCACACCTACGTGGCCCAGACCCGCGAGCAGGCCGAGGTGATCCGCCGGGTGGTGCCGGCGGAGCGCCTGCGCATCATTCCCAACTTCCACCTGCCCCAGGAGCAGGCCTTGCCGGAGTTCGGCCAGCGCAGGGGCATCCTCTGGGTGGGGCATCTCACCCGGGTCAAGCAGCCCCGGCGCGTAGCCGAACTGGCCCGCCGCCTGCCGCGGATCCCCTTCACCGTGGTGGCGCCCACCCAGGCCCACGCCGAGGAGCCGGGCAGCCGGGAAGCGCTGGCGCTTCCCAACGTGACCCTGCTGGATTCCGTGCCCTTCCGGGAGATCCAGCCTCTCTACAACCAGGCCCGCGTGCTGCTCAACACCAGCCTGAGCGAGGGTTTTCCCAACACCTTCATCCACGCCATGCACGGAGGCACGCCCCTGGCCGCCGTGGACGTGGATCCCGACCGCATCTTCAGCGAGGGCGGCTGCGGCGTCCGCGAACCCGATCTGGAGCGGCTGGCCGGCGAACTTACGCGCCTTCACGACGACGAGGCGGTGTGGAACGCCGTCCGGGCCCGAGTGGAGGAGTGGCGCGCAGCACGCTTCGCCTTCGCGCCGGTGGAGGCCGCCTACCGGGAAATCCTGGCGCGCCTGAGCGAAAGCTCCGCCCCATGA